The segment AGCTTGCCGAAACTGTCGGCGTACTCGGGGTGCTTGTCCCACATGTCGTTGGAGTAGGGCAGGCCGAAATACTCATCGAACCCGTGGCGGGTAGGCAGAAACTGAGGCTGGTAGCCCAGGTGCCACTTACCGACACAGGCTGTGGCGTAGCCCTGCTCCTTGAGCATCTCGCTGATCAGCAATTCATCGTCGCTGATCCCGTGGTTGCTTTTCGGGGTCAGCGCACCAAGGATACTTACCCGCTCCGGGTAGCAGCCGGTGAGCAGGGCCGCGCGTGAGGCCGAGCAGACCGCCGTGGCGGCGTGGAAATCGGTAAAGCGCACACCCTCGGCGGCCATCCGGTCCAGGTTCGGAGTACTGTAGCCCTGCGCACCGAAACAACCGATATCGGCATACGCCAGGTCGTCGCAGAAGACAATCACCACGTTGGGCTTGCCCTGGCGCATGGCCTGCCCGCCCGCGGCCTGCTCGGCTTGCGGAGAGTTGCAGCCGCCGAAAGCAGCAGTCGCGCCCAGAGCCGACGCCGATAGCGAGAGAAAATCACGTCTGTTGAAATTTTTATTCATGGCAGTTGTCCCGCGGAGGTTAATGGTGGGGTGAGGGTTCTAGTCAGTTCAATGTATCAGTTGTAAGAAATGTTTTCCGGTCAGCTCAGTTTGCGCGGCGGATGCGCACGGCCTTGATCTGTATCCCGCCCGGTCCGGGGACTTCGGGCGCACTCAAGCGTAGCGTGGTTGCTCCGGCGGGAAGGTTCATCACGCCCAGCGGCAGGGCGGCCCACTCTTTTTCGTAGACCTCGATCCGCTTCACCCGGTCCGGACTGGGAATGTACGGCGGGTCGTGGGGCTGTTCGATAGCCGCCGCCAGCCCGGCTCCGGCCGCCTCAATTCTGATAACCGCTCCCAGGTCCTCCGGCGGGCAGACATAATCGACAGCGAACTCGTACTTGCCTGCTGTTATTACCTCGATATTCCACGTTGCCTCGCCGCCAGCGGGGGAAAAATTCTGGACCCAGTCGTTGGCCCAGCCCGCGCGGCCGTTGTAGGTAAGTCCGCCGGACAACTCCGCTTCGTGGCCCGGCAGGACCGCAGTCCAGCCGCGGTATCCGATTGGAATCGGGGGAACAGTCAGCCCGCCTGAGCGGGCCTCGGTCCTCCATTTCCCGAATGCGCCGAAGAGAGCCGAGGAAACTGCCGGCAGGCTTGCCGACAGGTCGTGGCGCTGGCCGGGGTCGGCCAGGACATCGTATAACTCCGGCGGGTTGCCGCCGCGAACCACCAGGTTCCAGCGGTCGGTATGGACCGCCCCGTTTCCGCGCCAGCCGGTGAACATCATCCTGTCCGGCCAGTCCCTGGCGGTACCGGTCAGCAGGGGCACGAGGCTGGTCCCGTCGAGCGGCCGGGTGCCGGCGGTCCCGATCCCGGCGATTTCGCACAGGGTGGGCAGCAGATCGACATGGGCGGCTACCCGCTCCACTCTCGTGCCCGGAGCGATCTTGTCCGGCCACTGGATGTAACACGGAACCCGCGTGCCCCCGTCGAATACCGAGCCCTTGCGCTCGCGGAGGCCGTTGTTGAACCGGTCGGTCTGGGGACCGTTATCGGTGATAAAGACCACCACGGTCCTGCTCCGGACGCCGTTGTCGTCCAACGCGTTCAACACGCGGCCGAAATTGCGGTCGAGGTTTTCCACCATCCCGTAGACACAGGCCAGCGTTGGATCGCCGGTCAGACGGAAATACTTGTCGTAGAACTGGTCCGGCACCTGGAACGGCGAGTGGGGCGTGTTGTAGGGGAGGTAGAGGAAAAACGGCCTGCGGGCGTTCTGCTCGATAAACGAGATCGCTCCATCGGTGAGCACGTCGGCGATATAGCCCTCGGTTTCCACCATTTCGCCGTCGGAGTCCAGGGTTGTGTCGAAATAGTTGTTCCAGTGGCCGGCGCAGAAACCCAGGAAATGGTCGAAACCGCGGCCCAGCGGGTGGTAGGGGTAGTGAGCGCCGTTGTGCCACTTGCCGAAACATCCGGTGGCGTAACCCTGGCGCTTGAACAGGTCGGCGACCGTGACCTCGTCCAGGCTCATGGTTTCCCGGCCGCGTGTTACCCCATGGACTCCGCTGCGCCACGGGTAACGTCCGGTAAGCAGCGCCGCGCGGGTGGGAGCGCAGACCGGCGAGACATGGAAACGCTCCAGGCTGGCTCCGCTGGCGGCGAACGAATCCAGGACCGGGGTCTCCAGGTACAGGTTGCCGTTACGGGGGACGTCGCCCCAGCCCTGGTCGTCGGTCAGCACCAGCACCACATTGAGAGGAACATCCCCGCCGGCGCATGAACTCACCAGCGGAGCACCCAGCGCCAATGCGGCGCCGGCGCGGAAAAAGGTGCGACGGTTGAGCTTGTGATCAGGCATTGGAACAGGCTTCGGTGAAAAATACCGCGCCGTTGAACTTGCGCGGCGGAGGAAGAAACGGAACGATCTTAATTTTATCAAAGCGAGAGGCGGATGTCAAAAGTTACAGATACTCACTTCCCGGCCCGGGCGGGTTTCAATTATCCTGCCGCTCGGCAGGCGCCATCTCGATTGTCAACTCGTGCGCCCGGGCGTACTCTCCGGCCCTGGCTGCCAGGGCGACCCGCCACCTGTCGAGCCCGATCCGTGCGAACGGGGCGACCATGAACTCCATGTCAGGTGTGCGGTCGGCCCAGAGGTCCTTCGTATCGTTTCCGACAAAGACATACTCCCGGCCGTCCACTGACCGGCCCTTGGGGTAGCGGCTGCGTTCCCAGACTTCCTTGAAACCGCCCCAGAATTCCCGTCCCCACCCCTGGTGGCCGGCCACCAGCCGGTCGGCCCGGGCAAGGGAGTACCCGGCGCTCGCGAAATCGCCGCCTGCATGGGACTCGGCGGCCCGGCGGACCGCCCCCTCGGCGTCGGCCATCGTGATAACCGTGCGGATGAAATACTCCGCCATGCCGGCCACGGCCAGAAACACTTCCAGGCTGTACCGGTTGCGCTCCACTGTAGCCGTGGAGCGGGTGAGGATACTGCGCAGATTGGCGTTGCGCCCCAGCATCACCCTGGCACTGTCGATCAGCGCGGCGTGGCTGTCGCTGAAGGAGGATTCCAGCCTCAGGTCGCCGGGCCGGGGCAAGCCGGGCGGAGGCAGCAGGTAATCGTAGCGCCGGGTGCCGACCCCCTTGCCTTCGGAGTTACCGTAGGAGGGGCCGCGCGTGATACTCGGCACGCGGTCCCAGCCGCTTTCGAAAAAGCGGGCCTGCTCGATCAGCATTTTGTAGACAGCGGTCATATCCGGACGGTTACGGCCGTGAAAGAAGTCGAAAAAGTCCTCGACATGCTGGTCGAGCGACGGGGTGGCCGTACTCCAGGCGTACTGGTTGACAGTCGCCCAGCCCAGCCAGGCGGCCTCCTCGTGGGGACCGCTGGCGTCCCAGTAGGCGGCGAACGAGCCGATCGCCCGCGGAGCTTTCCGGCGGCCCTCGATGATTGTCTTCCGCGCCGCGTCCAGCCGGCCGTAAACCTCGTCGCCGCGGTAAGTGGCGGGGAAATAGTTGGGGAACAGCAGTTCGACACCCTGCATCGACGTGTAGATCAACTGTCTCATCCCGATCTCGTTCTCGGCATCGACAAAGGCCCGGTTATCGCCCAGGACGCCATCGATCAGGTCGCGGGGCAGCAGCCTGATATGTTCGGGCAGCAGCGGGTATTCCACCCAGGCCAGCACTCTGCGGCCTCGCTCGGTCAGCCAGGGGTACATGCGGTTGACATATTCCGCCCAGGCCAGGCTGCGGTTTTCGTTGTTATATTGCCGTCCGCATTTTTCGCAGATCCCGGCGTAATAGACCTCATCCATCGCCATGTGGAAATATTCAACGCCCGGGGTGGCCTCGATCAGGTCAGCGTAAAGATCCTGAATCAGCCGGATCGCATCCTCGTCGCACAGGCAGGCCTGGTAGTTGTTCCCGTCAGAGCGCAGACCGGCGAATTGGGGATGCTTGAGCGCCCAGTTGAAATGGGCGGGGGACTGCATGTCCGGTACGAACTGGATATGGCGCTGCAGGGCATAGCGGCTGAAATCCTGCATCTGCTCTGTCGTATAAGCTCCGGGGATACCGATCGCCGGATGACTGGGGTACTCGAACCGGTCATCCAGATCGAAGGCTACGCAGTTGACTTTCATCAGCGCCAGCCAATCGAAATGCCGCTTGAGAGTCTGTGGCAGTTCCTGGTGCAGTTTGGTATCCTTGTGGGCGAACCTTAGCTCCAGGTCGGGCCAGTCGGTGATCGCGCACTCCGGCAGGCTCCAGGCGACGCCCGTATCGCGGCGAATAAGCTGAACCAGGCTGCAGACGCCATAGAACAACCCCTGCGCGCTGTTGCCCGTGACCACCACGCTGTCGGGGAAAACAGCCAGACGGTAGCCCTGGCGGTCCAAAGCCGGGTCTCCACTTTCGGAAACAGTGCCCGGAACCACGCGCAGAATAATACGGCCCCCGCCGCCACCCTCGAACCTCAGCCCGGCCAGCTCCCCGGCCCAGCGTTTGAGCCAATCCGCAGCGAACCCGTCCACGCCCGCCTGCACCTCCACGCTCCACGAGTTGCCGATAGCGACATCCCGCGCGCCAAGTTCAACTTGCCGGGGAGCCGGAACGATAACGTAGCCCCTGGCTCGCAGGCCGGTGACAGAAGACAAGCCGCCGGTGCACCAGAGGAGGCTGAACAGGACCGCCAGCAGAAAAGTGACGACAGAATATTTGCGCGGCAGGGATGGCTGCATGCTGACCGGCTCCGGATGGGTGTGAAAAGCTGCTGGAGTTGAATAGCGAAACCGCCGGGGAGCAAGCTGCGCACCTCCGGCGGTTTAAATTTAACATTGCCCGGCTGTCAAAGACAACCCCGGGTTAACTCGGTTGACGGGAGATTACCCGCCTTCCTGTTCGACAACCTCGACCGGCTGGTATTCCCTCTGCCCCGCCCCGAGACCGATTAACCGCCGTAAATCTTCCAGGATGATGTACATCGAGGGTATGAGCAGCAGGGTGATCATCGTGGCGAACAGGATGCCGAACCCCAGGCTCAGCGCCATCGGGATCAGGAACTGGGCCTGCACGCTGGTTTCCAGTATTATCGGCATCAGGCCGAAAAAGGTGGTAAACGATGTCAGGACGATCGGCCGCAGCCTGCGGCGGCCCGCCGCCATGACCGCCGGAAGGATCTCCTTGCCCTGCTTGCGGTTTTTGTTTATCTGATAGATCAGCAGCAGGCTGTCGTTGACCACCACGCCCGCCAGGGCCACTACTCCGAACATGCTGAGCATACTCAGATCGTAGCCCATTATCAGGTGACCGATCACCGCGCCCACGAACCCGAACGGGATAGCGGCCATGATCAGGAGGGGCTGGCTGTAGCTGTGGAACGGAATAGCCAGCAGGGCGTAGATAGCCAGCAGGGCCAGCAGGAACCCTTCGGCTGTGCTGGCCATCGACTCCGCGCGCTCGCGCTCCTCGCCCACCAGTTCATAGCTCAATCCGGGATAGTCGGCGATAAGCTGCGGCAGGACAGTGGCCTGGATATCGGCTAGGATTTCACCGCTGTTCGCCATCTCGGCGTCGACCGTCCCCTGTACATTGACAGTGCGCTTGCGGTCGACCCGGTTGATTGCGTTATATCCCCGGCTTTCCTCGATATAGGCGGCCTGCTCCAACGGAAGCTCACCGCCTCCCGGAGTACGGATTCGCATCTGGTCCAGGTCCCATATGCTCTTGCGGTCGTCCGCGGGGTAGCGCACCATCACCTTGACCTCGTTACGGCCGATCTGCTGCCGCCGGGCCTCCGCACCGTAAAACGCACCCCTGACCTGGACGGCCAGATCGCGCTCGGTGATCCCCAGGGTGCGGGCGGCGGGCTTGAGCGTGAACTTAAGTTCTGGTTTGCCCTTGGAATAGTTGTCCTTGATATCGCTGACGCCCGGATAATCCCGCAGGGTCTCCTGAAGCCGCTCGCTGGCGCTCTCCAGCACCCCAAAATCGTTGTGGGCCAGCTGGACATCAATATTGGCGCCCATCTGCATCAGGTTGGAAGTGTAGGTTATCGACTCCACGCCTGGTATTTCGCCCACCCGCTGCCGCCAGAGATTCTCCACGGCCACCGAGGAGATATCGCGCTCGTCGCTCTCGACCATCATCATACTGACTTCCGACAGGTTGGCCGCAGTCGCCTCGCCGCCAGAGGCGCCATGCGGCCCGCCTGAACCCAGGCTGCCGCCGACAATGGCGAATACGCTTTCCACCGTGGGTGTCCGGCGTCCGGAGGCACTGTCGTGGGAGGCCATTACCTCCCGGCCCTTGGCCACGATATATTCGGTAATCTCGGCAGTCTTATATGCCGGAGTGCCGGGGGGCATCTGCAGGTTTACGTTCACCTGGTCGCCATCCACGCGGGGCATGAACGAGAACTTGACTATTCCGCCCCGGATCAGCCCGACTGTCAGCACCAGCGTGGCGAATCCCGCCGCCAGGGTTGCGTAGCGGTAGCGAAGGCAGATATCCAGCGCGCGGGAATACGGCCCGCTGGTAAATTCGTCCAGCCAGCGGCTGACCCTTTTGCGCGTGTTGTCGATCATGCCCAGCAGCCCGTGCGAGTCCAACCTGTGCTTGCCGATCGACAGATGGGCCGGAAGGACCAGCAGCGATTCGATGAGTGAAACCGTCAGAATGGACATCACCACCAGCGGGATCGTTTTGATAAACTTGCCCATCAGGCCGCTGATAAACACCAGCGGCATGAACGCCACCAGAGTGGTCAGGATGCTGAACGTAATCGGCATCGCCACTTCCAGCGCCCCGTCCACGGCCGCTTTCGGGAAAGGCTTACCCATCTGACGGTGCTCGTAGATATTCTCGCCCACGATTATCGCGTCATCCACCACGATCCCCAAGGCCAGGATAAATGCGAACAGGCTCATCATGTTGATCGACACGCCCAGCCACGGCATGATGAACATCGCGCCCAGGAACGAGATCGGCAGGCCGAGCATGACCCACAGGGCCAGGCGGATTTCAAGGAACAGCCCCAGCACGATCATCACCAGGGTCAGGCCGATAGCCGCGTTCTTGATCAGCAGGTTCACACGGCTGTTGTAGATTTCTGTTGTGTCGTACCAGACATCCAGGCTCATCGACCCGGGCAGGCCCAGGGACTTCTCCTCGGCGTAACCGATCACCAGGTCGCTGATCTCGGTGGGCTTCTGCTCACCCACGCGGAACACCTTTATCATCGCGGCCGGCCGGCCGTTGAACTCGGCGTGCATGTCCGTTTCCCGGAACGCGTCCCTGACCTCGGCGATATCGCCAAGCTTGACCCGCGCACCCTCGCCGGTGCCGATTATCGTGATCTGCTCGTACTCGGTTCCGGTGTAGCGCTTCTCCTTGGTGCGCAGCAGTATCTCTCCGCCCTCGGTCTTGATCGTGCCGCCGGGAAGGTCGAGCGAAGCCAAGCGCACCGCGCCGGCCACATGCTCCAGCGTCAGGCCGTAGCGGCGAAGGTTTTTCTCGGGCACCTCGATCGAGATTTCGTAGGGCCGCAAACCTCCCAGGTCCACCTGGGTGATCTGCGGGAATGCCAGCAGTTCCTCGCGGATCAGCTCGGCCTGCTCCCGCAGGCTGCGCTCCGGAACATCGCCGTAGAGCACCAGGCTGATAACCTCGATACGGTTGATGAGCTTGGAGATAATCGGCTTCTCCGCCTCCTCCGGGAAAGTGATTATCCGGTCAACCTCGCTCTTGATCTCCTGCAGGGCCACGTCGGGGTCGTGGCCGGCCACCAGCTCGGCGGTGACCACGCCCATCCCCTCGGTGGCGGTGCTGCGG is part of the Candidatus Glassbacteria bacterium genome and harbors:
- a CDS encoding efflux RND transporter permease subunit, with product MRGAIKWMAGNHVAANLLMMVLLVGGLIKAFSIKQEIFPEISLDMIQVQVPYPGAGPEEVEEGIILKIEDNITSVDGIKEIRSTATEGMGVVTAELVAGHDPDVALQEIKSEVDRIITFPEEAEKPIISKLINRIEVISLVLYGDVPERSLREQAELIREELLAFPQITQVDLGGLRPYEISIEVPEKNLRRYGLTLEHVAGAVRLASLDLPGGTIKTEGGEILLRTKEKRYTGTEYEQITIIGTGEGARVKLGDIAEVRDAFRETDMHAEFNGRPAAMIKVFRVGEQKPTEISDLVIGYAEEKSLGLPGSMSLDVWYDTTEIYNSRVNLLIKNAAIGLTLVMIVLGLFLEIRLALWVMLGLPISFLGAMFIMPWLGVSINMMSLFAFILALGIVVDDAIIVGENIYEHRQMGKPFPKAAVDGALEVAMPITFSILTTLVAFMPLVFISGLMGKFIKTIPLVVMSILTVSLIESLLVLPAHLSIGKHRLDSHGLLGMIDNTRKRVSRWLDEFTSGPYSRALDICLRYRYATLAAGFATLVLTVGLIRGGIVKFSFMPRVDGDQVNVNLQMPPGTPAYKTAEITEYIVAKGREVMASHDSASGRRTPTVESVFAIVGGSLGSGGPHGASGGEATAANLSEVSMMMVESDERDISSVAVENLWRQRVGEIPGVESITYTSNLMQMGANIDVQLAHNDFGVLESASERLQETLRDYPGVSDIKDNYSKGKPELKFTLKPAARTLGITERDLAVQVRGAFYGAEARRQQIGRNEVKVMVRYPADDRKSIWDLDQMRIRTPGGGELPLEQAAYIEESRGYNAINRVDRKRTVNVQGTVDAEMANSGEILADIQATVLPQLIADYPGLSYELVGEERERAESMASTAEGFLLALLAIYALLAIPFHSYSQPLLIMAAIPFGFVGAVIGHLIMGYDLSMLSMFGVVALAGVVVNDSLLLIYQINKNRKQGKEILPAVMAAGRRRLRPIVLTSFTTFFGLMPIILETSVQAQFLIPMALSLGFGILFATMITLLLIPSMYIILEDLRRLIGLGAGQREYQPVEVVEQEGG
- a CDS encoding sulfatase-like hydrolase/transferase encodes the protein MNKNFNRRDFLSLSASALGATAAFGGCNSPQAEQAAGGQAMRQGKPNVVIVFCDDLAYADIGCFGAQGYSTPNLDRMAAEGVRFTDFHAATAVCSASRAALLTGCYPERVSILGALTPKSNHGISDDELLISEMLKEQGYATACVGKWHLGYQPQFLPTRHGFDEYFGLPYSNDMWDKHPEYADSFGKL
- a CDS encoding arylsulfatase, which encodes MPDHKLNRRTFFRAGAALALGAPLVSSCAGGDVPLNVVLVLTDDQGWGDVPRNGNLYLETPVLDSFAASGASLERFHVSPVCAPTRAALLTGRYPWRSGVHGVTRGRETMSLDEVTVADLFKRQGYATGCFGKWHNGAHYPYHPLGRGFDHFLGFCAGHWNNYFDTTLDSDGEMVETEGYIADVLTDGAISFIEQNARRPFFLYLPYNTPHSPFQVPDQFYDKYFRLTGDPTLACVYGMVENLDRNFGRVLNALDDNGVRSRTVVVFITDNGPQTDRFNNGLRERKGSVFDGGTRVPCYIQWPDKIAPGTRVERVAAHVDLLPTLCEIAGIGTAGTRPLDGTSLVPLLTGTARDWPDRMMFTGWRGNGAVHTDRWNLVVRGGNPPELYDVLADPGQRHDLSASLPAVSSALFGAFGKWRTEARSGGLTVPPIPIGYRGWTAVLPGHEAELSGGLTYNGRAGWANDWVQNFSPAGGEATWNIEVITAGKYEFAVDYVCPPEDLGAVIRIEAAGAGLAAAIEQPHDPPYIPSPDRVKRIEVYEKEWAALPLGVMNLPAGATTLRLSAPEVPGPGGIQIKAVRIRRAN
- a CDS encoding family 20 glycosylhydrolase, with protein sequence MQPSLPRKYSVVTFLLAVLFSLLWCTGGLSSVTGLRARGYVIVPAPRQVELGARDVAIGNSWSVEVQAGVDGFAADWLKRWAGELAGLRFEGGGGGRIILRVVPGTVSESGDPALDRQGYRLAVFPDSVVVTGNSAQGLFYGVCSLVQLIRRDTGVAWSLPECAITDWPDLELRFAHKDTKLHQELPQTLKRHFDWLALMKVNCVAFDLDDRFEYPSHPAIGIPGAYTTEQMQDFSRYALQRHIQFVPDMQSPAHFNWALKHPQFAGLRSDGNNYQACLCDEDAIRLIQDLYADLIEATPGVEYFHMAMDEVYYAGICEKCGRQYNNENRSLAWAEYVNRMYPWLTERGRRVLAWVEYPLLPEHIRLLPRDLIDGVLGDNRAFVDAENEIGMRQLIYTSMQGVELLFPNYFPATYRGDEVYGRLDAARKTIIEGRRKAPRAIGSFAAYWDASGPHEEAAWLGWATVNQYAWSTATPSLDQHVEDFFDFFHGRNRPDMTAVYKMLIEQARFFESGWDRVPSITRGPSYGNSEGKGVGTRRYDYLLPPPGLPRPGDLRLESSFSDSHAALIDSARVMLGRNANLRSILTRSTATVERNRYSLEVFLAVAGMAEYFIRTVITMADAEGAVRRAAESHAGGDFASAGYSLARADRLVAGHQGWGREFWGGFKEVWERSRYPKGRSVDGREYVFVGNDTKDLWADRTPDMEFMVAPFARIGLDRWRVALAARAGEYARAHELTIEMAPAERQDN